In Candidatus Nomurabacteria bacterium, a genomic segment contains:
- a CDS encoding magnesium transporter: protein MQTPKIRYADDGHESIGTLLNLRAPALIFGLMLGIGISFVTSRFEEVLAHSVQVAFFMPFIVYISDAVGTQTEAIYSRDLKTGKAKFKVYLRKEFSLGVIIGIVFGLISGLITWFWLGDAQLSLSVAIASCVAITTAPVVALIIAYLFQSAHRDPAASTGPIATVLQDMLSVVIYGVVASLIIL from the coding sequence ATGCAAACGCCAAAAATACGATACGCAGATGATGGTCATGAGAGCATTGGTACTTTATTAAACCTGCGAGCCCCAGCTCTTATTTTTGGTCTCATGTTAGGCATTGGTATTTCTTTTGTTACTTCGCGTTTTGAAGAAGTGCTGGCCCATAGCGTGCAGGTGGCCTTTTTCATGCCCTTCATTGTGTATATTTCTGATGCAGTGGGGACGCAAACCGAGGCTATTTATTCCCGTGATTTAAAAACTGGGAAAGCCAAGTTCAAGGTTTATCTCCGCAAAGAGTTTTCTCTCGGTGTAATTATTGGCATCGTGTTTGGTCTTATCTCCGGACTCATCACTTGGTTTTGGTTGGGAGATGCGCAATTGTCATTGAGCGTGGCGATTGCTTCATGTGTTGCTATTACCACAGCCCCAGTAGTAGCACTCATCATTGCCTACCTCTTCCAATCAGCTCATCGAGATCCAGCAGCGAGCACCGGACCGATCGCTACGGTGTTGCAGGACATGCTTAGCGTGGTCATTTACGGAGTAGTGGCGAGTCTAATTATTTTGTAG
- a CDS encoding AAA family ATPase produces MGNAIQRINKIKNLGLVFSNYVWGSGIRSRSTLPNFKQLNLVYGWNGSGKTTLSRLFDALSGVSIENLEYEIEDENGNRYDQNDTFPPKVRVFNRDYIERNIELIEGRANSISILLGEENKDLAVQIKKDRTLLNGDSSDPKQRGKIARLADYKKDHKRLKASRDGQFTEIAKTIGAAIGGNALRDYRRPQAESDFSKINRKVELEEVELNNILISLKQESLPFLDRIFIPKVEIDQNNYEISEIVNSINTEAENVLNKKVESEIINRLAENNDISEWVEEGVKLHKRHSSDVCEYCLQNIPNDRVEQLALYFNNADKKLKEDLDSLVEKLRKLYSVIQNITIPEKTRFYKDLQTNLETEKVNFELAKQQFVNDITNLADKIKSKKSKTTERVEHDKKLSSIGLYKVVDSVNAIIDEHKKRTADFDTVKQRAAEKIKFHYLSTIFDDIKKIESDISNLTKNIDTLTKEIEEINKRIEENTAKISSKHKACEVINEKIATYLGHRELKFVPRIETVISENGDEKEVVSGYNIMRDDSAAKYLSEGEKTAIAFIYFVVHLEDQSFDLQNGIILIDDPVSSLDSNSLYQAFSFLKGAVKDGGQVFIFTHSFDFLKLLINWRRGAGRDNTGYFMIKNYFPSNIRCAYIDRMDKELCEYESEYHYLFKLLKYLRDEQDDSIAKAYPIPNIARKVWDTFLMFSVPNGKKSYKKIEELKQNGYDEQKLDAIYKFTNDQSHITGSGFNPALVPETKKIVNELFEMMEKIAPNHYQIINDATKD; encoded by the coding sequence ATGGGTAATGCTATCCAAAGAATCAATAAAATAAAAAATCTCGGACTTGTTTTTTCTAATTATGTCTGGGGTTCAGGAATACGATCTAGATCAACCTTGCCAAATTTCAAGCAACTTAATTTAGTGTATGGTTGGAATGGAAGCGGCAAAACAACACTCTCCCGTTTATTTGATGCTTTAAGCGGGGTGAGTATTGAAAATCTGGAGTATGAAATTGAAGACGAGAATGGAAATAGGTACGATCAAAACGACACATTCCCTCCAAAAGTCAGAGTTTTCAACAGAGACTATATAGAAAGAAATATTGAGCTTATAGAAGGCCGTGCAAATTCAATTTCAATTTTACTCGGTGAAGAAAATAAAGATCTCGCTGTTCAAATTAAAAAAGATAGAACTTTACTCAACGGCGATTCATCTGATCCGAAGCAAAGAGGAAAAATTGCAAGATTGGCAGATTATAAAAAAGACCATAAGCGGCTTAAAGCAAGTCGCGATGGTCAATTCACCGAAATTGCAAAAACCATAGGAGCTGCGATCGGAGGAAATGCATTAAGAGATTATCGTAGGCCGCAGGCAGAAAGTGATTTTTCTAAAATTAATAGGAAGGTGGAGCTAGAAGAAGTAGAGCTCAATAATATATTAATCTCTTTAAAGCAGGAATCTCTACCATTTTTGGATAGAATATTTATTCCGAAAGTCGAAATAGATCAAAACAATTACGAAATTTCTGAAATTGTAAATTCCATTAATACCGAGGCAGAAAACGTATTAAACAAAAAAGTTGAGTCCGAGATTATTAATCGACTTGCAGAAAATAATGATATTTCAGAATGGGTAGAAGAGGGGGTAAAATTACACAAAAGACATTCTTCAGATGTTTGCGAATACTGTTTACAAAATATTCCAAATGATAGAGTAGAGCAATTGGCACTTTATTTTAATAATGCAGACAAAAAATTAAAAGAAGACCTGGATAGTCTTGTTGAAAAATTAAGGAAGCTTTACTCCGTTATTCAAAATATAACAATTCCCGAGAAAACGAGATTCTATAAAGACCTACAAACAAACCTAGAGACAGAAAAAGTTAATTTTGAACTAGCTAAACAACAATTTGTCAACGATATTACAAATCTTGCGGATAAAATTAAAAGTAAGAAAAGTAAGACGACCGAAAGGGTAGAGCATGATAAAAAATTGAGCAGTATCGGTCTATATAAAGTTGTTGATAGCGTAAATGCCATTATTGATGAACACAAAAAACGAACTGCGGATTTTGATACCGTTAAACAGAGGGCTGCGGAAAAAATAAAATTCCACTATCTGAGTACAATTTTTGACGATATAAAAAAAATAGAATCAGATATTTCTAATCTAACAAAAAACATAGACACATTAACAAAAGAAATTGAGGAGATAAATAAAAGAATTGAAGAAAATACAGCGAAAATCTCATCGAAACATAAGGCCTGTGAAGTCATCAATGAAAAAATAGCAACTTATTTGGGGCACAGAGAGCTAAAATTTGTTCCGCGCATCGAAACGGTTATTAGCGAGAATGGTGATGAAAAAGAGGTTGTTTCGGGGTACAATATCATGCGCGATGACTCTGCTGCAAAATATTTAAGCGAAGGTGAAAAGACCGCTATTGCCTTTATATATTTTGTGGTGCATCTTGAAGATCAGAGTTTTGATCTTCAAAATGGAATCATCCTCATTGACGATCCTGTATCTAGCCTCGATTCAAATTCTCTTTATCAAGCCTTTAGTTTTTTGAAGGGTGCAGTAAAAGACGGCGGGCAAGTGTTTATTTTTACTCATAGTTTTGATTTCTTGAAACTTTTGATCAATTGGCGGAGGGGTGCCGGGAGAGATAATACCGGGTACTTTATGATAAAAAATTATTTTCCCTCGAACATTCGTTGTGCCTACATTGATAGAATGGATAAAGAGCTTTGTGAATATGAAAGTGAATACCACTATCTCTTTAAATTACTTAAATATCTTCGCGATGAACAAGATGATTCTATCGCCAAGGCATATCCTATTCCTAATATAGCAAGGAAGGTTTGGGATACGTTTTTAATGTTCAGTGTTCCAAATGGAAAAAAATCATATAAAAAGATAGAGGAGTTAAAACAAAATGGGTATGATGAACAAAAGTTAGACGCCATATACAAATTTACAAATGATCAATCACATATTACTGGATCCGGTTTTAATCCAGCGCTCGTCCCAGAGACAAAAAAGATTGTGAATGAATTATTTGAGATGATGGAAAAAATCGCACCAAATCACTATCAAATTATCAATGATGCGACGAAAGACTGA
- the gyrB gene encoding DNA topoisomerase (ATP-hydrolyzing) subunit B codes for MPKKPSPAKKEKSASSEYSAKQITVLEGLDPVRKRPGMYIGNTAEAGLHHLIWEVVDNSIDEAMAGHCTEVHVVLHKDRRVEVQDNGRGIPVEKHATTKKSALETVMTTLHAGGKFGSGGYKVSGGLHGVGLSVVNALSDFVRAEVSREGKVWAMEFTRGKVTSKIKPIGSAKGTGTTIIFRPDPEIFSVLDYDIQTIFTHLRQQAYLTKAVMVSVEDRRGEVPETYAFYFEGGVASYVRQLNHNKVAKHENVFSMSKELSDVQVEIGMQYTDDLSENLISFANNIHTVEGGMHVIGFRTALTRALNNYARKNEILKEKDTNLTGEDVREGLTAIISVKVKEPQFEGQTKAKLGNAEVKGIVDQAFSEAFAIYLEEHPRDAEAIISKCILTAQARVAARAARDTVLRKGALDGLTLPGKLADCSSRDPKESELYLVEGDSAGGSAKQGRNREFQAILPLRGKILNVEKARLDKMLANNEIKSLVIAMGTNIGEQFSLEGLRYHRIIIMTDADVDGAHIRTLLLTLFYKHFPDLITNGYLYIAQPPLYRVQRNKDVRYIFNDAELEKVVQELAKKSGDSAKKVKEVVEAAQEVEAGEEVPEEAEKATGVSIQRYKGLGEMNPDQLWETTMNPEHRLMYRVTMDDAAKASEIFDVLMGADVAPRKRFIHTRAKTVKNLDI; via the coding sequence ATGCCAAAAAAACCTAGCCCAGCCAAGAAAGAGAAGTCCGCATCCAGCGAATATTCCGCTAAGCAAATCACCGTCCTCGAAGGATTAGATCCGGTTCGCAAGCGTCCGGGTATGTACATCGGTAACACGGCCGAGGCAGGTTTGCATCACTTGATTTGGGAAGTGGTCGACAACTCGATTGACGAAGCCATGGCCGGTCATTGTACTGAGGTGCATGTGGTCTTACACAAAGATCGACGCGTTGAGGTACAAGATAACGGACGTGGTATCCCGGTTGAGAAGCATGCCACCACCAAGAAGTCTGCCCTGGAAACAGTTATGACCACTTTGCACGCTGGTGGTAAGTTTGGCAGTGGGGGATACAAAGTGTCTGGAGGTTTGCACGGTGTCGGTTTGTCTGTGGTGAACGCGCTTTCTGATTTTGTACGGGCTGAAGTGAGCCGCGAAGGTAAAGTCTGGGCCATGGAATTCACCCGCGGTAAAGTGACCAGCAAGATTAAACCGATTGGGAGCGCTAAGGGCACAGGCACGACGATTATTTTCCGACCTGATCCGGAAATTTTTTCCGTACTCGATTACGACATTCAAACCATCTTCACCCATCTACGCCAACAAGCCTATTTGACCAAGGCGGTCATGGTCAGCGTGGAAGACCGACGCGGTGAAGTGCCTGAAACGTACGCCTTCTATTTCGAGGGAGGAGTGGCCTCATATGTGCGGCAGCTTAACCATAACAAGGTTGCCAAGCACGAGAACGTCTTTAGCATGAGCAAGGAGCTGAGCGATGTGCAGGTGGAAATCGGCATGCAGTATACCGATGACCTGAGCGAGAATCTCATTTCCTTTGCCAACAACATTCACACGGTAGAAGGCGGTATGCACGTGATTGGTTTCCGCACCGCCCTTACTCGCGCCTTAAATAACTACGCGCGCAAGAACGAGATTCTAAAAGAGAAAGATACTAACCTGACTGGTGAAGATGTGCGCGAAGGTTTGACCGCCATTATTTCCGTGAAGGTGAAAGAACCGCAGTTTGAAGGTCAGACCAAGGCAAAGTTGGGTAATGCCGAAGTAAAGGGCATTGTGGACCAAGCTTTTTCTGAAGCCTTTGCTATTTACCTAGAGGAACATCCACGCGACGCTGAAGCAATTATCAGCAAGTGTATCTTAACGGCCCAGGCTCGAGTAGCTGCTCGAGCAGCTCGCGATACTGTGCTGCGTAAAGGTGCTCTGGATGGACTGACACTGCCGGGTAAATTGGCTGACTGTTCATCTCGCGATCCAAAAGAGAGTGAGCTCTATCTGGTCGAGGGTGACTCGGCTGGTGGTTCAGCCAAACAGGGACGTAATCGTGAGTTCCAGGCTATCTTGCCTCTCCGCGGTAAGATTCTGAACGTGGAAAAAGCCCGCCTCGATAAAATGCTAGCCAATAATGAAATCAAGTCCCTGGTCATTGCCATGGGCACTAATATTGGCGAGCAGTTTTCATTGGAAGGCCTGCGCTACCACCGCATTATTATCATGACTGATGCTGACGTGGACGGCGCGCACATTCGCACGCTTTTACTCACTTTATTCTATAAGCACTTCCCAGATCTTATTACCAATGGGTATCTCTATATTGCCCAGCCGCCGCTCTATCGCGTCCAGCGCAATAAAGATGTTCGCTACATTTTCAATGACGCTGAATTAGAAAAAGTAGTTCAAGAGCTGGCCAAGAAGTCAGGGGACAGTGCGAAGAAGGTAAAAGAAGTGGTAGAGGCAGCGCAAGAAGTGGAAGCGGGTGAAGAAGTGCCCGAAGAGGCGGAAAAAGCCACCGGCGTTTCTATCCAGCGTTACAAAGGTTTGGGTGAAATGAACCCGGACCAGCTCTGGGAAACCACCATGAACCCTGAGCATCGCCTGATGTATCGAGTAACTATGGACGATGCTGCCAAGGCGAGTGAAATATTTGATGTGCTTATGGGCGCTGATGTAGCTCCTCGCAAACGCTTCATTCACACGCGAGCGAAGACTGTCAAAAACCTGGACATTTAA
- the pheS gene encoding phenylalanine--tRNA ligase subunit alpha yields MMESELNKLRSDAMAALQQVSDAKSLEQWRNTWLGRKGALAQASTAIASQPQSDRAQLGKLWNSVKQELEQALQKQQQLLQQGNVKAAADLTLMGPELPLGSIHPLRHMQRRIQEVFMGMGYEVLHGPEIELAKYNFDFLRIPEDHPARDEWDTFYIDGALKSGPNQPLLRTHISPMQVRVMEERQPPIRFISPGRVFRHEATDASHEANYHYCEGMAIAKGLTFGDLLGTLETFFKTLFGEHVEIRAQPSFFPFVEPGAEILMNGGKGWMEMLGCGMIHPEVLRNMRVDPREYSGFAFGMGIDRLMMYYYQVPDVRMSYQGDLRFLSQF; encoded by the coding sequence ATGATGGAATCCGAACTCAATAAGCTACGTAGTGATGCCATGGCTGCTCTGCAGCAGGTGAGTGATGCGAAGTCACTGGAGCAGTGGCGCAATACCTGGCTTGGCCGCAAAGGCGCTTTAGCTCAGGCATCAACCGCGATTGCCAGCCAGCCGCAGAGCGACCGCGCGCAGCTGGGCAAACTTTGGAATAGCGTGAAGCAAGAGCTGGAACAAGCGCTGCAGAAACAGCAGCAGCTTTTGCAGCAGGGGAACGTGAAAGCAGCAGCTGATCTCACCCTAATGGGGCCGGAACTGCCTCTTGGTTCAATTCATCCTCTCCGTCATATGCAGCGGCGGATTCAGGAGGTCTTCATGGGCATGGGTTATGAGGTGCTGCATGGCCCGGAGATTGAGCTGGCCAAGTACAACTTCGACTTCCTCCGCATCCCTGAGGATCATCCAGCCCGGGATGAGTGGGATACTTTTTACATTGACGGTGCGCTGAAGAGCGGACCCAACCAGCCTTTACTGCGCACGCACATTTCTCCGATGCAGGTGCGGGTGATGGAGGAGCGCCAGCCGCCGATCCGTTTCATTTCACCTGGGCGTGTGTTCCGTCACGAGGCAACTGATGCGTCGCATGAGGCGAACTATCATTACTGCGAAGGTATGGCGATTGCCAAAGGGCTGACCTTTGGCGACCTTCTCGGTACTTTGGAAACTTTTTTCAAAACACTTTTTGGCGAACACGTAGAAATCCGAGCGCAGCCAAGCTTTTTCCCATTTGTGGAGCCAGGCGCGGAAATCCTGATGAACGGCGGCAAAGGTTGGATGGAGATGCTGGGCTGCGGCATGATTCATCCAGAGGTGCTGCGGAATATGCGCGTTGATCCTCGGGAGTACTCTGGCTTTGCTTTTGGCATGGGGATTGATCGCCTCATGATGTATTACTATCAAGTGCCTGATGTGCGTATGTCATATCAGGGCGATCTTCGTTTCTTGTCGCAATTCTAA
- a CDS encoding phenylalanine--tRNA ligase subunit beta, whose protein sequence is MHVSHRWAAEFVTMPKPEQVRALLDAAGLPVESIKSDVAIADTVIIGHVLNVLAHPNADRLRIAEVNIGDGGLHRIVCGGPNLAQGQKVAVATPGTVLPNGQKIERSKIRGEESAGMLCAEDELGIGESHAGILVLPDNAPIGRPVTEVLKGKDLVYEISVTPNRSDCLSVLGIAREIAAASGKKLPTAPKGLRSKGKSPVKVRLQNKDCAMYLGQRMTKVRVQASPDWLQQRLQAAGVRPINNVVDIVNYVMLELGQPMHAFDAAKLSGETIQVRPAKAGESLLALDGKRYSLKPSMMLIADAKNPIAIAGVMGGEESGVTETSTDIILEAAVFASDSVYHTSRALQLSSESSQRFSKGIDPEMTGLAMQRAVQLLQAHAGAQPVGGVVQAGKLPKAAKPVRVSVTWLNEFLGTDIPATKIKKLLSSLGMKVSGSAKTLSVTPPSWRHDISLPEDVAEEVARLSGYNAIIRTVPPAPGRPVALPAQDVMTDRLADAFAQLGFHEHIGYAYVPEVMVQDDLKQAVRISNPLSAEQEYLRTSLIPGLLQVAAKNAKTHSDQRLFEFGKAYQRSGNTFTEDPMLLVLWQGSEKAVMEFSSLLRTVLEHHFGVTDFRLQAGENEVKILVQGQSVGRLLQASPLVLRNHKLSGLVRMAEFRLEALQKALEKAKIRYTEIPAYPEVKRDLALWIKAEIRYTDIEGIIRATPLITDFALFDVYEKEGKRSLAFHLSFRAADRTLSSDEVDASMHKLREALRTKVNAEVRS, encoded by the coding sequence ATGCACGTTTCGCATCGTTGGGCAGCAGAATTTGTCACCATGCCGAAACCGGAACAAGTCCGGGCCCTGCTTGATGCAGCTGGTTTACCAGTTGAGTCAATCAAGAGTGATGTGGCAATTGCCGACACGGTCATTATTGGTCATGTGTTGAATGTACTGGCGCATCCAAATGCTGATCGTCTCCGCATTGCTGAAGTAAATATCGGTGACGGGGGATTGCATCGGATTGTTTGTGGTGGCCCAAACCTGGCGCAAGGGCAAAAGGTGGCGGTAGCTACCCCAGGCACTGTCTTACCCAATGGTCAGAAAATCGAGCGAAGCAAAATCCGCGGTGAAGAGTCCGCCGGCATGCTCTGTGCCGAGGACGAGCTAGGCATTGGTGAGAGCCACGCTGGCATACTCGTGTTACCTGATAATGCGCCCATTGGCCGACCAGTCACCGAGGTACTGAAGGGCAAGGACCTCGTGTATGAGATTTCTGTTACCCCGAATCGCTCAGACTGTCTTTCAGTGCTTGGCATTGCGCGCGAGATTGCCGCTGCGAGTGGCAAGAAGCTTCCTACTGCACCAAAAGGCCTACGCAGCAAAGGTAAGAGCCCGGTCAAAGTTCGTCTGCAAAATAAGGATTGTGCAATGTACTTAGGTCAGCGCATGACGAAGGTGCGGGTGCAGGCGAGTCCGGATTGGCTGCAGCAGCGTTTGCAAGCTGCTGGCGTGCGGCCTATTAACAATGTGGTAGATATTGTGAACTATGTCATGTTGGAGCTGGGTCAGCCCATGCACGCTTTTGATGCGGCGAAACTCTCAGGTGAGACCATTCAGGTCCGTCCAGCCAAAGCAGGGGAATCACTCCTCGCCCTTGATGGTAAGCGCTATAGTCTGAAGCCCAGCATGATGCTTATTGCTGATGCGAAAAATCCGATTGCTATTGCTGGTGTAATGGGAGGAGAAGAGAGCGGTGTAACTGAGACAAGTACGGATATTATTTTAGAAGCAGCGGTGTTTGCCAGTGACTCGGTGTATCACACTTCCCGCGCCCTGCAGCTGAGTTCCGAGAGCTCGCAGCGTTTCAGTAAAGGCATTGATCCAGAAATGACTGGGCTGGCAATGCAGCGCGCCGTCCAACTCTTGCAAGCACATGCCGGCGCGCAGCCGGTGGGTGGCGTGGTACAAGCTGGTAAGTTGCCAAAAGCAGCTAAGCCGGTGCGAGTTTCTGTCACTTGGTTAAATGAATTCCTTGGTACCGACATTCCTGCCACGAAGATAAAGAAGTTGCTGAGCTCGCTTGGGATGAAGGTAAGTGGTTCAGCTAAGACGCTCAGCGTTACACCGCCAAGCTGGCGACATGACATTAGCTTACCTGAAGATGTGGCCGAAGAAGTAGCACGTCTCTCTGGCTACAATGCGATTATTCGAACAGTCCCACCGGCACCGGGTCGCCCGGTCGCATTGCCAGCGCAAGATGTGATGACTGACCGTTTGGCTGATGCTTTTGCGCAACTCGGCTTCCACGAACACATAGGCTATGCGTATGTGCCTGAAGTAATGGTGCAAGATGATTTGAAACAGGCTGTACGCATTAGTAATCCTTTAAGCGCTGAGCAAGAATATCTGCGCACTTCGCTTATCCCGGGTCTGCTCCAAGTTGCTGCCAAGAATGCGAAGACACATTCTGACCAACGCCTTTTTGAATTTGGTAAAGCATATCAACGCTCAGGCAATACTTTTACCGAAGATCCTATGCTCCTCGTGCTTTGGCAGGGGAGCGAAAAGGCGGTCATGGAGTTTTCCAGCCTCTTACGCACGGTGCTGGAGCACCACTTTGGGGTGACTGATTTCCGCCTCCAAGCCGGGGAAAATGAGGTAAAGATACTCGTGCAAGGACAGAGCGTCGGGCGCCTACTTCAGGCCTCTCCACTCGTCCTCCGCAACCATAAACTCTCAGGCCTGGTACGGATGGCTGAATTCCGCCTGGAGGCCCTGCAAAAGGCCCTAGAAAAGGCCAAAATACGCTATACAGAGATTCCTGCATATCCAGAGGTAAAACGTGACCTAGCCCTATGGATTAAGGCTGAAATACGCTATACTGATATAGAGGGGATTATTCGAGCTACCCCGCTTATTACCGACTTTGCCCTCTTCGATGTCTACGAAAAAGAAGGCAAACGCAGCCTGGCTTTTCACCTCAGTTTCCGGGCTGCCGATCGCACCTTATCCTCGGATGAAGTCGACGCCAGTATGCACAAACTCAGAGAAGCGCTCCGCACTAAAGTGAACGCTGAAGTCAGATCTTAA